A window of Pseudomonadales bacterium contains these coding sequences:
- a CDS encoding type I restriction endonuclease subunit R, whose amino-acid sequence MSAFTESVVEQAALAWLEAAGWQVRNGAEIAPGEPAAERDDYGQVVLARRLRDALARLNPALPAEALDDAFRKLTRPGLENGGADLIVRNRALHRLLVDGVTVEYRDADGSIRGAQAQVIDFDDPAGNDWLAVNQFSVVEQKHSRRPDVVLFVNGLPVAVLELKNAAAENATIWSAFQQLQTYQAEVPALFAPNALLAVSDGVEARVGTLGAGREWFKPWRTIAGETLAGAHVPELQVVIEGLCAPRRFLDLLRDFIVFEDDGGRIVKKMAGYHQFHAVQVAVTETLRAAELHRTAGGVADPEGRYEAGRKPGGQPGDRRVGVVWHTQGSGKSLTMAFYAGRIIRERALENPTLVVLTDRNDLDDQLFATFARCRDLLRQPPVQAESRAHLRELLAVEAGGVVFTTIHKFFPEEKGDRHPTLSERRNIVVIADEAHRSQYDFIDGYARHMRDALPHASFIGFTGTPIELADANTRAVFGDYISVYDIQRAVQDGATVPIYYESRLAKLALLDSERPNIDPGFEEATEGEEVERKEKLKTKWAQLEAVVGADKRLALVARDIVEHFEQRLEALDGKAMIVCMSRRICVALYREIVKLRPEWDCADDEHGALKVVMTGSASDPADWQPHIRNKPRREALASRFRDPNDPFKLVIVRDMWLTGFDAPSLSTMYIDKPMHGHGLMQAIARVNRVFKDKPGGLVVDYLGLAQELKAALATYTESGGTGRTALDQDEAVAVMLEKYEVCAGLFHGFDRAKWTTGTPAERLGLLPAAQEHILIQERGKERCLGAVRELSQAFALAVPHEAALGIRDDVAFFQAVQAVLAKRAPGDARPEEEIEHAVRNIISRAVAPEGVIDIFAAAGLARPDISILSDDFLAEVRGMPQRNLAVELLQKLLRGELATRRRRNLVQARSFAEMLEQTIRRYQNRAIEAAQVIEELIALARDMREAQARGEALKLSDDELAFYDALEVNDSAVQVLGDETLRDIARELVATVRRSVTIDWTLRENVRAQLRVIVKRILRKYGYPPDKQERATQTVLEQAELLSSQWAA is encoded by the coding sequence ATGAGTGCCTTCACCGAATCCGTCGTCGAGCAGGCCGCGCTGGCGTGGCTGGAAGCGGCTGGCTGGCAAGTCCGCAACGGCGCCGAGATCGCCCCCGGCGAACCCGCGGCCGAGCGCGACGACTACGGGCAGGTGGTGCTGGCCCGGCGCCTGCGCGATGCGCTGGCGCGGCTGAACCCGGCGCTGCCGGCTGAGGCGCTGGACGATGCGTTCCGCAAGCTGACGCGGCCGGGTTTGGAAAATGGGGGCGCAGACCTGATCGTGCGCAACCGCGCGCTGCACCGCCTGCTGGTGGACGGCGTGACGGTGGAATACCGCGACGCGGACGGCAGCATCCGCGGCGCGCAGGCGCAGGTGATCGACTTCGACGACCCGGCGGGCAACGACTGGCTGGCGGTGAACCAGTTCAGCGTGGTCGAGCAAAAACACAGCCGCCGGCCGGACGTGGTGCTGTTCGTCAACGGTCTGCCGGTGGCGGTGCTGGAATTGAAGAACGCCGCGGCCGAGAACGCCACGATCTGGAGCGCCTTCCAGCAGCTCCAGACCTACCAGGCCGAGGTGCCGGCGCTGTTCGCGCCGAATGCGCTGCTGGCGGTGTCCGACGGTGTCGAGGCGCGCGTGGGTACGCTCGGCGCCGGGCGCGAGTGGTTCAAGCCCTGGCGGACCATTGCGGGCGAGACGCTGGCCGGCGCGCATGTGCCGGAGTTGCAAGTCGTCATCGAGGGTCTGTGCGCGCCGCGGCGCTTTCTGGACCTGCTGCGCGACTTCATCGTGTTCGAGGACGACGGCGGCCGCATCGTGAAGAAGATGGCCGGCTACCACCAGTTCCACGCGGTGCAGGTGGCGGTGACCGAGACGTTGCGCGCTGCGGAGCTGCACCGCACGGCCGGTGGCGTGGCCGACCCCGAGGGTCGCTACGAGGCCGGCCGCAAGCCGGGCGGCCAGCCGGGCGACCGGCGCGTGGGCGTGGTGTGGCACACGCAGGGCTCGGGCAAGAGCCTGACGATGGCCTTCTACGCCGGCCGCATCATCCGCGAGAGGGCGTTAGAGAACCCGACGCTGGTGGTGCTCACCGACCGCAACGACCTCGACGACCAGCTGTTCGCCACCTTCGCCCGCTGCCGCGATCTGCTGCGCCAGCCGCCGGTGCAGGCGGAAAGCCGCGCGCACCTGCGCGAGCTGCTGGCGGTGGAAGCGGGCGGCGTGGTGTTCACCACCATCCACAAGTTCTTTCCGGAAGAGAAAGGCGACCGGCACCCGACGCTTTCGGAGCGCCGCAACATCGTGGTGATCGCCGACGAGGCGCACCGCAGCCAGTACGACTTCATCGACGGCTACGCGCGCCACATGCGCGACGCGCTGCCGCACGCCTCGTTCATCGGCTTTACCGGCACCCCGATCGAGCTCGCGGACGCCAACACGCGCGCGGTGTTCGGCGACTACATCAGCGTCTACGACATCCAGCGCGCGGTGCAGGACGGTGCCACGGTGCCCATCTACTATGAGAGCCGGCTGGCAAAGCTGGCGCTCCTTGATTCCGAGCGGCCGAACATCGACCCCGGTTTCGAGGAGGCCACCGAGGGCGAGGAGGTCGAGCGCAAGGAGAAGCTCAAGACCAAGTGGGCGCAGCTCGAAGCGGTGGTCGGTGCCGACAAGCGCCTCGCGCTGGTGGCCCGCGACATCGTCGAGCACTTCGAGCAGCGGCTGGAGGCGCTGGACGGCAAGGCGATGATCGTCTGCATGAGCCGGCGCATCTGCGTGGCGCTGTACCGTGAGATCGTGAAGCTGCGGCCAGAGTGGGACTGCGCCGATGACGAACACGGCGCGCTCAAGGTGGTGATGACGGGCTCGGCGTCGGACCCGGCCGACTGGCAGCCGCACATCCGCAACAAGCCGCGGCGCGAGGCGCTGGCCAGCCGCTTCCGCGATCCGAACGATCCGTTCAAGCTGGTGATCGTGCGCGACATGTGGCTCACCGGCTTCGACGCGCCGAGCCTCTCCACCATGTACATCGACAAGCCGATGCACGGCCATGGGCTGATGCAGGCGATCGCCCGCGTGAACCGCGTGTTCAAGGACAAACCCGGCGGGCTGGTGGTGGACTACCTGGGCCTGGCGCAGGAGCTGAAGGCCGCGCTGGCGACGTACACCGAGAGCGGCGGCACCGGGCGCACGGCGCTGGACCAGGACGAGGCCGTGGCCGTGATGCTGGAGAAGTACGAGGTCTGCGCCGGTCTTTTTCACGGTTTTGACCGGGCAAAGTGGACCACCGGCACGCCGGCAGAGCGGCTCGGCCTGCTGCCGGCCGCGCAGGAACACATCCTTATCCAGGAGCGCGGCAAGGAGCGCTGCCTGGGCGCGGTGCGCGAGCTGTCGCAGGCCTTCGCGCTGGCGGTGCCGCACGAGGCGGCGCTCGGCATCCGCGACGACGTGGCGTTCTTCCAGGCGGTGCAGGCCGTGCTCGCCAAGCGCGCGCCCGGCGACGCCCGGCCCGAGGAGGAGATCGAGCACGCGGTGCGGAACATCATCTCGCGCGCCGTGGCGCCCGAGGGGGTGATCGACATCTTCGCCGCGGCGGGGCTCGCCCGGCCCGACATCTCGATCCTGTCCGACGATTTTCTCGCCGAGGTGCGCGGCATGCCGCAGCGCAATCTCGCGGTCGAACTGCTGCAAAAGCTGCTCAGGGGCGAACTGGCCACGCGCCGGCGCAGGAACCTGGTGCAGGCGCGCTCGTTTGCCGAGATGCTGGAGCAGACGATCCGCCGCTACCAGAACCGCGCGATCGAGGCGGCGCAGGTGATCGAGGAGCTGATCGCGCTGGCCCGGGACATGCGCGAAGCCCAGGCCCGCGGCGAGGCACTGAAGCTGTCGGACGACGAACTCGCCTTCTACGACGCGCTCGAGGTGAACGACAGCGCCGTGCAGGTGCTCGGCGACGAGACGCTGCGCGACATCGCCCGCGAGCTGGTCGCCACCGTGCGCCGCAGCGTGACCATCGACTGGACCCTGCGCGAGAACGTGCGCGCGCAACTGCGCGTCATCGTCAAACGCATCCTGCGCAAGTACGGCTACCCGCCGGACAAGCAGGAGCGGGCCACGCAGACGGTGTTGGAACAGGCCGAACTGCTGTCATCGCAGTGGGCCGCCTGA
- a CDS encoding virulence protein RhuM/Fic/DOC family protein yields MSTPDATPGGEVLVYEAADGSARVDVRLERETVWLTQRQMAELFETTPENVLMHLKNIFAEGELDEPATAKDFLVVQTEGKRQVRRSLKHYNLDAIISVGYRVNSRRGVRFRQWATGVLREHLTQGFSLDRERFARNAAELETALQRVKKAAAGEALTTDQGRGLVEVIARYTQTFLWLQRYDEGLLTTPPGSPGGELPTPEEARAAIARLKADLMARGEASELFGRERGDAFAALLGNLEQTVFGEPAYPTVETKAAHLLYFVIKNHPFSDGNKRMGAFLFVDFLARNGRLLRGGEPVINDVGLAALALLVAESDAQNKDVMIRLIENMLAAPGR; encoded by the coding sequence ATGAGTACCCCGGACGCCACCCCCGGCGGCGAAGTGCTGGTCTACGAGGCGGCCGACGGCTCGGCGCGGGTGGATGTGCGGCTGGAGCGGGAGACGGTCTGGCTGACGCAGCGGCAGATGGCCGAACTGTTCGAGACCACGCCCGAGAACGTGCTGATGCACCTGAAAAACATCTTTGCGGAAGGCGAATTGGACGAGCCAGCAACTGCTAAGGATTTCTTAGTAGTTCAAACCGAGGGTAAGCGGCAGGTCCGCCGCAGCCTCAAGCACTACAACCTCGACGCCATCATCTCGGTCGGCTACCGCGTCAACTCCAGACGCGGTGTGCGCTTTCGCCAGTGGGCGACCGGCGTGCTGCGCGAGCACCTGACGCAAGGGTTTTCGCTGGACCGGGAGCGCTTCGCGCGCAACGCCGCGGAGCTGGAAACCGCGCTGCAACGGGTGAAAAAGGCTGCCGCGGGCGAGGCACTCACCACGGACCAGGGGCGCGGGCTGGTGGAGGTGATCGCCCGCTACACGCAGACCTTCCTGTGGCTGCAACGCTATGACGAAGGCTTGCTGACCACCCCGCCCGGCAGCCCGGGCGGGGAGTTGCCGACGCCGGAGGAAGCTCGCGCCGCCATCGCGCGGCTGAAAGCCGATCTGATGGCCCGCGGCGAGGCATCCGAGCTGTTCGGGCGCGAGCGCGGGGACGCCTTCGCCGCCCTCCTGGGCAATCTGGAACAGACGGTGTTCGGCGAGCCCGCCTATCCGACCGTCGAGACCAAGGCCGCGCACCTGCTCTATTTCGTCATCAAGAACCACCCGTTTTCGGATGGCAACAAGCGCATGGGCGCGTTCCTGTTCGTGGATTTTCTCGCCCGCAACGGCCGCCTGCTGCGCGGCGGCGAGCCGGTCATCAACGACGTGGGGCTGGCGGCGCTGGCGCTGCTGGTGGCTGAATCGGACGCCCAGAACAAGGACGTGATGATCCGCCTGATCGAAAACATGCTGGCGGCACCGGGCAGATGA
- a CDS encoding ATP-binding protein, with protein MTYQRPQAAVLARRLAEPRRFVQVVAGPRQVGKTTLVQQVVEQVRLPVQFASADEPTLRGAEWIAQQWEAARLMADADGAVLVLDEVQKIGGWSEAVKRLWDEDTRKRRPLKVVVLGSAPLLIQRGLSESLAGRFEVLYLPHWSAAEMRTAFGWTVEQSIFYGGYPGAAALAEDHGRWVRYVRDALIETTLARDVLLLSRVDKPALLRRLFELGCRYSGQILSYTKMVGQLQDAGNTTTLAHYLDLLAGAGMLAGLPKFAGAAVRMRASSPKLQVLDTALLSALAGYTFDEARADREYWGRLVESAVGAHLANAAAAGGCELFYWRERNREVDFVVRAGRRLTAIEVKSGRAAEALPGMAAFAAAFKPQRKLLVGGDGIPVDEFLVRDVAHWVGP; from the coding sequence ATGACCTATCAGCGCCCGCAAGCCGCCGTCCTCGCTCGCCGCCTCGCGGAGCCGCGCCGCTTCGTCCAGGTGGTCGCCGGGCCGCGTCAGGTGGGCAAGACCACGCTGGTGCAGCAGGTGGTCGAGCAGGTGCGGCTGCCGGTGCAATTCGCCAGTGCCGACGAGCCGACGTTGCGCGGGGCGGAGTGGATCGCGCAGCAGTGGGAAGCGGCGCGGCTGATGGCGGATGCGGACGGCGCCGTGCTGGTGCTCGACGAGGTGCAGAAGATCGGCGGCTGGTCTGAGGCCGTGAAGCGGCTGTGGGACGAGGACACCCGCAAGCGGCGGCCGCTCAAGGTGGTGGTGCTGGGTTCGGCGCCGCTGCTGATCCAGCGCGGTCTGTCCGAGAGCCTCGCGGGGCGCTTCGAGGTGCTGTACCTGCCGCACTGGTCGGCGGCGGAGATGCGCACGGCGTTCGGCTGGACGGTGGAGCAGAGCATCTTCTACGGCGGTTATCCGGGCGCGGCGGCGCTGGCGGAGGATCATGGGCGCTGGGTGCGTTACGTGCGTGACGCGCTGATCGAGACCACGCTCGCGCGCGACGTATTGCTGCTCAGCCGCGTGGACAAGCCGGCGCTGCTGCGCCGCCTGTTCGAACTCGGCTGCCGCTACTCCGGGCAGATTCTTTCCTACACCAAGATGGTCGGCCAGCTTCAGGACGCGGGTAATACGACGACGCTCGCGCATTACCTCGATCTGCTGGCGGGCGCGGGCATGCTGGCCGGGCTGCCCAAGTTCGCGGGCGCGGCGGTGCGCATGCGCGCGTCGAGCCCGAAGTTGCAGGTGCTCGACACCGCGCTGCTGTCGGCGCTGGCCGGTTACACCTTCGACGAAGCGCGCGCCGACCGCGAGTATTGGGGGCGGCTGGTGGAGTCCGCCGTCGGCGCGCATCTGGCCAACGCCGCGGCGGCCGGCGGGTGTGAGTTGTTTTACTGGCGCGAGCGCAACCGAGAGGTGGATTTCGTGGTGCGCGCCGGGCGAAGGCTGACCGCCATCGAGGTGAAAAGCGGCCGTGCCGCGGAAGCCCTGCCGGGCATGGCGGCGTTCGCCGCCGCCTTCAAACCGCAGCGCAAGCTGCTGGTCGGCGGCGACGGCATACCCGTGGACGAGTTTCTGGTTCGCGACGTGGCGCATTGGGTGGGGCCGTGA
- a CDS encoding RNA-directed DNA polymerase, translating to MKAHANPPGDSSRQSIRDLGHEEARKFLLKPESYCSLDLPPYIAFGELISDVHRVLEGHKLSDQRLSSPRDYDDVNYTILHNKDGKYSWRPFQLIHPALYVSLVNAITEECNWKLILDRFNQFSADTRIRCLSFPIVSSSKEKDRAEQVSHWWHEVEQRSVELSLDYDYLIETDITDCYGAIYTHSIAWALHTKLEAKKRENRNNPRLIGNVIDWHIQDMRHGQTNGIPQGSVLMDLIAEMVLGLADLELSERLDSKGFSDFQILRYRDDYRVFVNSPQVGDAIVKLITETTTGLGLKLSATKTKSSNGIVRSSIKSDKRAWMARKQSDKSLQKHLLVIHDHASNFPNAGSLVIALNAYHKRISRISSIIENPMPLIAIVADIAYCNPRTYAICTAIISKLFSFVESDNDRLSIADRIRKKFDQIPNTGHMQIWLQRMTLPIDKSIDYAETICKVVAGTADRLWNNDWISSAELKAAIDATKIVDISMRDGLSPVIPLSEVELFLSKVTEGYYS from the coding sequence ATGAAGGCACACGCCAATCCGCCTGGGGATTCCAGCAGGCAATCCATTCGCGATCTAGGGCACGAGGAAGCACGTAAATTTCTGCTAAAGCCAGAAAGCTATTGCTCCCTCGATCTACCTCCGTATATCGCTTTTGGGGAGTTGATCAGCGATGTTCATCGGGTGCTTGAGGGACACAAACTATCGGATCAGAGGCTTTCCAGCCCGCGAGATTATGATGACGTCAATTACACCATTCTTCATAACAAGGACGGCAAATACTCATGGCGTCCATTCCAGCTGATTCATCCCGCCTTATACGTGTCGCTGGTTAACGCAATTACCGAGGAATGTAATTGGAAATTGATTCTCGATCGTTTCAATCAGTTCTCGGCCGATACCAGGATTCGGTGCCTGAGCTTCCCCATAGTGTCGTCCTCCAAGGAAAAGGATCGCGCGGAACAGGTTTCGCACTGGTGGCACGAGGTCGAGCAACGATCCGTAGAACTGTCACTTGACTACGACTACTTGATTGAAACCGATATCACGGACTGTTATGGCGCAATATACACTCACTCAATTGCATGGGCGCTGCATACGAAGCTTGAGGCGAAAAAAAGGGAAAATAGAAATAATCCTCGATTAATCGGAAATGTGATTGATTGGCACATCCAGGACATGAGACACGGCCAGACCAATGGAATTCCACAGGGATCGGTTCTGATGGATTTGATTGCTGAGATGGTGCTCGGCCTGGCGGACCTTGAGTTGTCCGAGCGCCTTGATAGCAAGGGATTTTCGGATTTCCAGATATTGCGCTACCGAGATGACTATCGTGTTTTCGTCAACAGCCCACAGGTCGGTGATGCGATCGTGAAATTGATCACCGAAACGACGACGGGGCTAGGATTAAAGCTTAGCGCAACAAAAACCAAGTCCAGCAATGGCATTGTGCGTTCCTCGATCAAGAGCGACAAGCGGGCATGGATGGCGAGAAAGCAGTCTGACAAAAGTCTCCAGAAGCATCTTCTGGTTATTCATGATCATGCTTCCAACTTCCCCAACGCGGGAAGTCTTGTAATTGCACTGAATGCTTATCACAAGCGGATTTCCAGAATTTCATCAATCATAGAAAATCCCATGCCTCTGATCGCTATAGTGGCCGATATTGCGTACTGCAACCCAAGGACATACGCCATATGCACAGCGATTATCAGCAAGCTGTTTAGCTTTGTTGAAAGCGACAATGACAGGCTTTCCATTGCTGATCGTATTAGAAAAAAATTCGATCAAATACCCAATACAGGACACATGCAAATCTGGCTACAGAGGATGACATTGCCGATTGATAAAAGCATTGACTACGCAGAAACGATCTGCAAAGTCGTGGCTGGTACTGCCGATCGACTTTGGAACAATGACTGGATTTCGTCCGCAGAGTTAAAGGCGGCCATAGACGCAACCAAGATCGTGGACATTTCAATGCGTGATGGACTTTCTCCCGTTATCCCGTTGAGCGAAGTGGAGCTGTTTCTCTCCAAGGTTACGGAGGGATACTACTCATGA
- a CDS encoding restriction endonuclease subunit S, producing the protein MAGEWRASTWGDEISLEYGKALRGHDQTEGRYRVFGSNGAIGWTSEPLAAGPGVILGRKGAYRGVEYSREPFFVIDTAYYVVPKTELDMRWLYYAIKHYKLGEVDDGSPIPSTTRAAVYMLDVDVPPPAEQRAIAHILGTLDDKIELNRRMSATLEAMARALFKSWFVDFDPVRAKMEGRDPGLPQALADLFPARLVDSELGEIPEGWDVASLPEVADVNPTRALRKGVSAPYLDMANMPTNGHSADEVIDRKFGSGMRFINGDTLVARITPCLENGKTAFVDFLEDGQVGWGSTEYIVLHPKAPLPEEYAYCLARSAEFREFAIQSMTGTSGRQRVPAESLTHFRVAVPPRPIAEAFGRAVKPRFARASAAVRESRTLAALRDALLPKLISGELRAQDPKRFVVQGA; encoded by the coding sequence ATGGCGGGTGAGTGGAGAGCTTCGACGTGGGGCGACGAGATCTCCTTGGAGTACGGGAAGGCGCTTCGCGGCCATGACCAGACCGAGGGTCGGTATCGCGTTTTCGGATCCAACGGCGCAATCGGTTGGACTTCAGAGCCACTTGCTGCTGGTCCCGGTGTGATCCTCGGGCGAAAGGGAGCCTATCGCGGGGTCGAGTACTCGCGCGAACCTTTCTTCGTCATCGACACCGCCTACTACGTCGTGCCGAAGACCGAGCTCGACATGCGGTGGCTCTACTACGCAATCAAGCATTACAAACTCGGCGAAGTGGACGACGGTTCACCGATTCCCTCGACCACTCGCGCCGCCGTCTACATGCTCGATGTCGATGTGCCGCCGCCGGCAGAACAACGCGCCATCGCCCACATCCTCGGCACGCTGGACGACAAGATCGAGCTGAACCGGCGGATGAGCGCGACGCTGGAGGCGATGGCGCGGGCGCTGTTCAAGTCGTGGTTCGTGGACTTCGACCCCGTCCGCGCCAAGATGGAAGGCCGCGACCCCGGCCTGCCCCAAGCCCTCGCCGACCTCTTTCCCGCCCGCCTCGTCGACTCCGAACTCGGCGAGATTCCGGAGGGGTGGGACGTTGCGTCGCTGCCTGAGGTCGCCGACGTCAACCCGACGCGCGCACTCCGAAAGGGTGTCTCGGCGCCTTATCTCGACATGGCGAATATGCCGACGAATGGACACTCGGCCGACGAAGTGATCGACCGTAAGTTCGGATCAGGGATGCGTTTCATCAACGGCGACACGCTTGTTGCGCGGATCACACCCTGCCTTGAGAACGGGAAGACAGCGTTCGTCGACTTCCTCGAAGATGGCCAGGTGGGCTGGGGATCGACCGAGTACATCGTCTTGCACCCGAAGGCACCACTGCCGGAGGAATACGCTTACTGCCTCGCCCGCAGCGCGGAGTTCCGAGAGTTCGCGATCCAGAGCATGACGGGCACCAGCGGCCGCCAGCGGGTGCCGGCGGAATCACTCACGCACTTCCGCGTGGCAGTGCCGCCGAGACCGATAGCTGAGGCATTCGGCCGTGCCGTCAAGCCAAGATTCGCACGGGCCAGCGCAGCCGTCCGCGAGTCCCGCACGCTTGCCGCCCTGCGTGACGCGCTGCTACCCAAGCTCATCTCCGGCGAGCTGCGGGCGCAAGACCCCAAACGCTTCGTGGTCCAGGGCGCATGA
- a CDS encoding Fic family protein codes for MAARAGRYIRQPTGYRAFIPAPLPPDPPLDLTGTLRDKLSAADYALGRLDGAVLTLPNPDLFVFMYVRKEAVLSSQIEGTQSSLQNLLAAEAQLFDPDTPKDVAEVANYVRAMNHGLARLADLPVSVRLIREIHAELMRGVRGGRLTPGDLRTSQNWIGPAGCTPATATFVPPPPHEVPQTLADLERFLHDGGLPPLVQVGLAHVQFETIHPFLDGNGRVGRLLIAFLLTEKRLLTKPVLFLSHYFKQHRSEYYERLQAVRDSGDWEGWLAFFLEGVIEVSRQATHTAAAILRMREDYRARITEHLGRAAANGQRVMDRLFDHPIVSVAVVRDWLGLTPAGANQIVNRLEGIGLLREITGYARNRRFRFEPYLRLFEETGEETA; via the coding sequence ATGGCTGCTCGCGCCGGGCGGTACATCCGCCAGCCCACGGGCTACCGCGCCTTCATCCCGGCGCCGCTGCCGCCCGACCCGCCGCTCGACCTCACAGGGACTTTGCGCGACAAACTCTCCGCTGCCGACTACGCCTTGGGCCGCCTCGATGGCGCGGTGCTCACACTGCCCAACCCAGACCTCTTCGTGTTCATGTACGTGCGCAAGGAGGCCGTGCTCTCCAGCCAGATCGAGGGCACCCAGTCTTCGTTGCAAAACCTGCTGGCAGCGGAGGCGCAACTGTTCGATCCAGACACGCCCAAGGACGTCGCCGAGGTCGCCAATTACGTGCGGGCGATGAACCACGGCCTGGCGCGACTGGCTGACCTGCCCGTCTCCGTGCGCCTGATCCGCGAAATCCATGCCGAGCTGATGCGTGGCGTGCGCGGCGGACGCCTCACGCCCGGCGATCTGCGCACCAGCCAGAACTGGATCGGCCCCGCCGGCTGCACGCCGGCTACCGCCACCTTCGTGCCGCCGCCGCCCCATGAGGTGCCGCAGACGCTGGCAGATTTGGAGCGCTTCCTGCACGACGGTGGGCTGCCGCCGCTGGTGCAGGTGGGCTTGGCCCACGTCCAGTTCGAGACCATCCACCCCTTTCTCGACGGCAATGGCCGCGTCGGCCGCTTGCTGATCGCCTTCCTGCTCACCGAAAAACGGTTGCTCACGAAACCCGTGCTCTTTCTCTCCCACTACTTCAAGCAACACCGCAGCGAATACTACGAACGGCTGCAAGCCGTGCGCGACAGCGGGGACTGGGAGGGCTGGCTCGCCTTCTTTCTCGAAGGGGTCATCGAAGTCAGCCGGCAGGCCACCCACACCGCCGCCGCCATCCTGCGCATGCGCGAGGACTACCGCGCCCGCATCACCGAACACCTCGGGCGCGCCGCCGCCAACGGCCAGCGGGTGATGGATCGCCTCTTCGACCATCCCATCGTCTCTGTCGCCGTCGTGCGCGATTGGCTCGGCCTCACGCCAGCCGGCGCCAACCAGATCGTGAACCGGCTCGAAGGCATCGGTCTCTTGCGCGAAATCACCGGCTACGCGCGCAACCGGCGGTTTCGGTTCGAGCCCTATCTGCGGTTGTTCGAGGAGACGGGGGAGGAGACAGCATGA
- a CDS encoding SAM-dependent DNA methyltransferase — MARGPRKTNPAALLGYEAQLWQMADALRGSMDAAEYKHVVLGLIFLKYISDAFEEQHARLVAEQAQGADPEDPDEYRAASIFWVPVEARWAHLKALARQPGIGQIVDDAMAGIERDNPALKGVLPKDYARPALDKQRLGQLIDLISNIRVGDEASRAKDVLGRVYEYFLSQFASAEGKKGGEFYTPRCVVKLLVEMLEPYRGRVYDPCCGSSGMFVQSVEFIRAHANGNGNGGKARADISIYGQESNYTTWRLARMNLAIRGIDSGQIAHGDTFHQDRHPDLKADYILANPPFNISDWGGERLRDDKRWQYGVPPAGNANFAWVQHIVHHLAPAGVAGFVLANGSMSSNQSGEGEIRKNLIEADLVDCMVALPGQLFYSTQIPACLWFLARDRRNGRFRDRRGHILFIDARKLGRMVDRTHRELTDEDVARIADTYHAWRGEPEAGEYADVPGFCRSAELAEVRKHGHVLTPGRYVGAEAQADDGEPFEEKMKRLTATLREQQAEALRLDAAIAANLQELGFGALR; from the coding sequence ATGGCACGAGGCCCCAGGAAGACCAACCCCGCCGCCCTGCTCGGCTACGAAGCCCAGCTCTGGCAGATGGCCGATGCGCTGCGCGGCAGCATGGACGCCGCCGAGTACAAGCACGTGGTGCTCGGGCTCATCTTTCTCAAGTACATCTCCGACGCCTTCGAGGAGCAGCACGCCCGGCTGGTCGCCGAGCAGGCGCAGGGCGCCGACCCGGAAGACCCGGACGAGTACCGCGCGGCGAGCATCTTCTGGGTGCCGGTCGAGGCGCGCTGGGCGCACCTGAAGGCGCTGGCCCGGCAGCCCGGCATCGGCCAGATCGTGGACGACGCCATGGCCGGCATCGAGCGCGACAACCCGGCCTTGAAGGGCGTGCTGCCCAAGGACTACGCCCGCCCCGCACTCGACAAGCAGCGCCTCGGCCAGCTCATCGACCTGATCAGCAACATCCGGGTCGGCGACGAGGCCAGCCGCGCCAAGGACGTGCTCGGCCGCGTCTACGAATACTTCCTGTCGCAGTTCGCGAGCGCCGAAGGCAAGAAGGGCGGCGAGTTCTACACGCCGCGCTGCGTGGTAAAGCTGCTGGTCGAGATGCTCGAACCGTACCGTGGCAGGGTGTACGACCCCTGCTGCGGCTCGTCCGGCATGTTCGTGCAGTCGGTGGAGTTCATCCGCGCGCACGCCAACGGCAATGGCAACGGGGGCAAGGCCCGCGCCGACATCTCCATCTACGGCCAGGAGAGCAACTACACCACCTGGCGCCTGGCGCGCATGAACCTCGCCATCCGCGGCATCGACTCGGGCCAGATCGCCCACGGCGACACCTTCCACCAAGACCGCCACCCGGACCTCAAGGCCGACTACATCCTCGCCAACCCGCCGTTCAACATCTCCGACTGGGGCGGCGAGCGCCTGCGCGACGACAAGCGCTGGCAGTACGGTGTGCCGCCGGCCGGCAACGCCAACTTCGCCTGGGTGCAGCACATCGTCCACCACCTCGCGCCCGCCGGCGTGGCCGGCTTCGTGCTGGCGAACGGCTCGATGTCGAGCAACCAATCGGGCGAAGGCGAGATCCGCAAGAATCTGATCGAGGCCGACCTGGTGGACTGCATGGTCGCCCTGCCCGGCCAACTCTTCTACTCGACGCAGATACCCGCGTGCCTGTGGTTCCTGGCGCGCGACCGCAGGAACGGCAGGTTCCGCGACCGCCGCGGCCACATCTTGTTCATCGACGCGCGCAAGCTGGGCCGCATGGTGGACCGCACCCACCGCGAACTCACCGACGAGGACGTCGCGCGCATCGCCGACACCTACCACGCCTGGCGCGGCGAGCCGGAGGCCGGCGAGTACGCCGACGTGCCCGGCTTCTGCAGGAGCGCGGAGCTTGCGGAAGTACGCAAGCACGGCCACGTGCTCACGCCCGGCCGTTACGTCGGCGCCGAGGCGCAGGCGGACGACGGTGAGCCGTTCGAGGAAAAGATGAAGCGCCTCACGGCGACGCTGCGCGAGCAGCAGGCCGAGGCGTTGAGGCTCGATGCTGCCATTGCCGCCAATCTGCAGGAGTTGGGGTTTGGAGCGCTGCGTTGA